The following proteins are encoded in a genomic region of Rattus rattus isolate New Zealand chromosome 2, Rrattus_CSIRO_v1, whole genome shotgun sequence:
- the Cdc42ep2 gene encoding cdc42 effector protein 2, with product MSTKVPIYLKRGSRKGKKEKLRDLLSSDMISPPLGDFRHTIHIGSGGGDDMFGDISFLQGKFHLLPGTAVEEAEEDGSFDLPFQFTRTTTVCGRELPGGLSPLLKNAISLPVIGGPQALTLPTAQAPPKPPRLHLESPQPSPKSSPQEAGNVDVWRVPEAGSPHNGMSPEPEAEEPFLSHASSLLSLHVDLGPSILDDVLQIMDQDLGRVQIPT from the coding sequence ATGTCCACCAAGGTCCCCATCTATTTGAAACGTGGCAGCCGCAAAGGCAAGAAAGAGAAGCTTCGGGACCTGCTCTCCTCAGACATGATCAGCCCGCCACTTGGGGACTTCCGTCACACTATCCACATCGGCAGTGGTGGTGGAGATGACATGTTCGGGGACATCTCCTTCCTTCAGGGCAAGTTCCATCTCCTTCCAGGAACAGCAgtggaagaggctgaggaggatggCAGCTTCGACCTTCCCTTCCAGTTTACCCGCACTACCACGGTGTGTGGGCGAGAGCTCCCTGGTGGGCTGTCACCTTTGCTCAAAAATGCCATCTCCCTTCCAGTAATTGGTGGACCTCAGGCCCTCACTCTGCCCACAGCCCAGGCTCCACCTAAGCCTCCGCGCCTGCACCTTGAATCACCACAGCCTTCTCCAAAGTCCTCCCCACAGGAGGCAGGCAATGTGGACGTCTGGAGGGTTCCAGAGGCTGGCTCGCCCCACAATGGGATGAGCCCTGAGCCAGAGGCCGAGGAGCCCTTCCTGTCCCATGCCAGCTCTCTGCTGTCCCTGCATGTGGACCTGGGGCCTTCTATCCTAGATGACGTCCTCCAGATTATGGATCAGGACCTAGGCCGTGTGCAGATCCCCACATAA